Genomic window (Syngnathus typhle isolate RoL2023-S1 ecotype Sweden linkage group LG19, RoL_Styp_1.0, whole genome shotgun sequence):
GTTTGAACGCCATGATTTGTGTAAGGTGGTCACGTGCTTGGATGGGACCTGGATGAGTGATGATGCTGACGTTTTTGTTAGTTAACTATTGTAAAAGAATTAAATGACCGCTCAACTGCCACATGTTCCCTAGATACCGGACTCACTTCAGGCCCACGTACAAGTTGGACTACAAGACGGTGACAGAGCTGCAGTGGAAGTGCTGCCCGGGCTACCAAGGCCACGACTGCATGGAGGTGAAAATTGGCATCAAGCTACCAGAGCAAAACACAGACAATCTGCTACCAATATCATCTGGACGCATTTCACCCAAGCCTACGGAGCAGGGAGATCGCCCAGGGAATCATCCGTGGCGAGGTCCCAGTGGTGATCCTCGCCTTGAGAATGAGGTGCAGCGGCTCTCCCAAATGGTTCTAGACATGCAGGCCAGGATAACTGACATGTCCTCCAACCTGAGGCTGGACTTCCAGGAGGATGCAAGCAAAATGCTAGCCGTGCTACTGGAACAGACGCGacagcccccccaccccgccaGTGCCAGAGGTGCCGAGACCAGGACCATGGACTTGCTCTCAGTTGATGATCTTGTGAACAAGATCAGCCTCTTGGAGAGCAGAATTGACACCTGGAACCATCTGGAGGAACGTGTCAACCGACATGACGGGCAAATTCAGCATCTAATGGAGGAACCACCTTCACTCCCGTCCCAGGGTGACCTGCGGGCCTACGTGGATGAGAACATCCGCGCTTTGAGGAAAGAGCTGATGGAAGGCATGGATATCAAGCTGGCTGACCTGAAGAACTCATGCGACTACAAGATCATGTCCATGCACCACGAGTGCGAAGACCAGGAGGAGCATTTCCTTAGTTTGACCGAGCGCATAGACTCCAACGAAAACCACCTCCACCAACAAATCCAGGAGCTGAAAAACGAGCTGAAAGAGTCGCAAACCAGACTGATTCCAGACTGGCTTGTGGACAAAGTTGAAGGCCTAGCGAACTGTTCTGTGATGGACAGAGTGAACTCCTTGGACTTTGGACTCTGCAAGGCAAACCTGACAATCTTGGAGAAGAGTCAAAAGACCACTTGGGAGAAGCTTCAAGACATTGAGAACCATCTTTGGAGCATGGAGAGCCTACGGGGCGAACTGATCGTCGTCAAAGATCGCGTGGGGGTGCTGGAGGACCTCGAGTGCAGCAGGTTTCTGTCTGGAGCCCGGGCAGTCAGCGATGTGAGGCAGTTGAAGATCGAGGGCTGCCGGAAGGCCCAGAACCCAATCGTGGACGTAGCGACGGATCTTCAGATCCGGACGGGTAACTTTTATTTTTAGGTGTACTTTATAAAATTGTTTTCTGTTAGCGTAAAAAGCAGGATTGAAGAGAATTTGACATTCAATAATCTTTAGCAAGATCTAGGCTGCTTCCGATTTTTATTCTTTCAAAATTAGTCTCGATTAGAATAGTCACCATCTAGTGGTTAACGGTGGAGttgcacccccacacacaccgagaaaaaaaatgggCGGATAGTTAAACACACAAATTGCAAAATAGTTACTCACGCTTTTGTTGTGTCCTAGTCAAGCTCCAAATTGCGGGAGCATGTTCATGCCTTCTTGTAGTGGCACTCGTGAACGCCCTCGCATCTCCCGTCATGTGGCGGCCAGATGCACCCTGGAGTATATCAACTAATCAACAACACATtagactaaccctaacccccggGCACACCAAACaggagagcagcagcagcacatgaAAGACATACCAGGCGAGCATACATGTTCCATCTACATGTCTCTGCACGCTCCCCCCCCCAAGGCTTGTCAACGACACAAATCAATGGAACATGTCCGACGTGTTTCATGGGTCGGCCATTAAAAAGGGCATCCGCCGTAAAAACCGTCCCTACCAAATCACACGAGCGACAACAAGATGAAAGTCACCACAACTAATGAAAAATAAGGACAATTCGCAACATGCTACTTGTTTTGGAAATCATGAGACAGAAATTGCAAATTACAATCAGCTTGGAAAGATTCAGAAAATGAATCACATGGGGAAAAATAAGATGCGATATttccaacaaacaaaaatggggacatactgttttgttttttgcttctgAAAAAGTTGGGCCTCAAGTCAAGACTCGTCATCGTTTCAGGCGGTTGCACTGATTCCATTTAAGAAGGAGGTGTCACTTATGTCGGGTCCATTTCAGGCCTTCCAAGGAGCTGCGGGCTGTCCAGTCTCGTCACAGGTTGACGGGGTTATCGCGCTCGGCCGCCTTATCTCCAGTGCTGCCTCCACTTTAGCTACCCAGGCAGCAAATGGACGTCCTTCTTATCAAGGCGCTGACCTTTTGGCTAAATTGCTCCAACAACAAGCTCCCTTATGATTCGGGACAAAAAAAGCTTGCCTGAGAACATTTAAAGGAAGTTctttccagcttctgcagatAAACTCAACGtcaatttgttttaaaattgtCCCTCGCGAGCGTTTACGAAAGCCGGCTTGGCGTAAACAACAGCAACTTTGCCAAAGCGGCTGTGATGTTTgtttggaaaaataaacaagcGGGAGGTTTTCTTTTCACTCGCTCGCAGGAAGCGGCGTGATTGAACACATATGTTGCACTTTTGAATGGCGTCCACTTGTGTTGAGCAATGCCTTTTGGCTTGGACACGTGCGTCACGCCTCTCCGCATAAACGACCCCGTTGCTGTTTTGTGCAAGCAGTATGGTAGTGAGTCATGGCCTCTTGGCACCAATTTGCTCGGATTTTATACAAAAAGTCACGCCGTTGAGATGAATTGACGAGATGTACTCGACAGGCTTAACGGCGGACATAGCGGGAGCTCCTCTGGCGGTGCCTCCGCAGACGTCGTCGGAACCCCGGGGCAGAATGACGTTGTCGTCCAAGCTTCCCAAAGGGACCCAGGGAAGCATGGACCCCGTGCTCGGCTTCGCTGGAGCGCCGGGTGACTTGGCCAATCAAATGTCGTTGTTTTGAGctgtggtgaagcagcatgtgactCCGTGCTTCTCGTCTGTTAGCTGCGCCGACTAAACTGGCTGAGCCGCTCCCACGCGCACCTTCCCCGATTTTGGGTATGTGCTGCAATTTGTTTTCCTCGCTTTCATTCAATACTTTAGGAagatttttgacatttttctgtTTGTGACACAGATGTGGTCGCACAGCACAAAGGCAGCAAGATCTCCTTCTCCGCCGGCCTCACGTCGCCGCCCGCCCATGGCGAGGCGGGCGTCGTCCGATTTGACGCCGTGCTGGTCAACGATGGAGGCCACTACGACCCCAGGACAGGTGAGCGCaattcaaaatgaaaaagaTTTCATGCCGCAAATCCAGTTCGATGCACTGTACCTGACTTGACCACCAGGAGGCAGTAAAGTGTAATGCAGGCGCAAATGAAGAAGAATAGCCTTCAGTAAGTTCCATGAATCCCCTAAGAAGGATCTCTGTGTTGCAAGGTGTCTTCACGGCGCCCATGGACGGCCGATACCTTTTGAGCGCCGTGCTGGCCGCTCTGCCCGGAATCAAAATGGAGGCGGTCCTGTCGGTAGACCGGCGCATCATCCACAGGTTGGAGTCCACGGCGGGGACAACCCCCGAGCCGTCCCCCGGCCTCTGCGCCCCTGCCTCGCTCACCCTGGTGGTGGCCATGAGGCGGGGCGAGCGGGCGACAGTGGCGCTGACGAGTGGGAAGCTCGCAGACGCAGACTCCGCCCACATCCAGTCGTCCTTCAGTGGCGTCCTGCTCTACCCGTCTCATCAGTAGCCATGCCCGCCTCGTATATGCGAGCTGGAGAAAGCCAAAAGGTAAAAGAATGTCATCCAATATTTTTGATGAACGACCTAAGTGCAGTAAGTGACTCATTATTTGGCACCTTTCAACCAAAGTGGCAGTTTCCCAATGAGTGACGCAATCCATTTTTtggtagggtttcaaattagtgATCCATAGCCATTTTTTATTGGGGTTCTTTTTGGATTGGTGAAAATAAAGATGTTTGCTGAACATTCAAGTTGCATTAATTGATGTGACTTTACGTACTGTCAATATTTTCAAACTGTGGTTTGTATACTTGCGTTCCAATTCTTTcttaataatataaaaatagatCACAATAGTAAAAAACAATACATTGAAATTCATATTTAGATATATGtatgtcatcatcatcaccacccaAAACATTTACAAACTTCAAGTTGCTCACACATTAAAACTATTGAAACAAATGCATGAGATCCGCTCCCGCGACGAACGTTCCTTTCACGTGAACAATCCGTGTTGTTTTCAACTCCATAAAATGAGCAACAAAGTGAAGATGAGGGAGAACAAGCGTCCGTCGTCACAGCAGCTCCTCCAAGCAGGCGTGCGTGACGGGCTGCCTCCAGTACGAGAAGGCGCTGAAGTCAGGGCAGCAGAAGGCGGCGGCGTGTTGGCGGCCACGCAACGGGAACACGTGATCCACCAGCTCGCTCAGACGCGAGTACCTGACAACCAGcgatattttgatttttattcgatCACGATTTAAGGTTAGAACTGTTCTTTCCTGCGCTCACGAGGTTTTGTTGCCTTTGCTCTGCTCCAGGATCAGCTCGCCCTTGGGGTTCACCGTGAAGATGCGGCAGACGGACACGCCCGCCTGCCGGTAGGCTAACACGTCCTGGAATTTCACAGCCAATTGAAAGACGGCGACGTCGCAATGCAGAAACACAGCGCGTACTCACGCTCTCCCTGTTGCCGAACGCGGCGTAGAAGGGTTGCTCGCCGGCCGAGAAAAGCTTCCCGATGTCCGACAAGCATTCCACCTTGAACTTCTCGGGTTTCTTCTCGATCATCTCTCTGACGAGACCGGCGACTCATGGTTATATCGTGTTGCGACATGCGTGATCATGTGCACGTGTACCTGTGGAATGCCGAGAGGAGGCTGCTGGGCGCCAGCAGCAGCGGCCCCCGGGGCAGCAGCGTTCCCCTATCGTTGACCCTCTGCAGGTACCCCCGCGTCATGTCCGCCATGCCGATGGCCCGCGCCGAACAGTACAGGAACTTGTAACCGTTCCTGACGCAAAAGCGGAACTGAATAAGCGAGACTTTTTGGGTCGCAAGAGCAGGGAGAGCAAACATACTGGTGCACAGAGTGGTAGAGCTTGGCGATGCCTTCGTGCGTCCAATCTTTGCCCAGCTGAGGCAAGATGTGACCGAACACATCTGACCTGCCGTGACAAAAGAAAACTTACAAGAAGGTTCAAAAGCCAttaagaagaagaggaggaagattgCGGTACTTGGTGA
Coding sequences:
- the emilin2b gene encoding EMILIN-2 isoform X2 → MQKYFICVLPLALLLTSAQVSQGTPFRHGGAHSTSEMRQRNKNWCAHVVHKNVSCAVVAGSESFAQPEFLPCPPEMINCAPHVIYRTHFRPTYKLDYKTVTELQWKCCPGYQGHDCMEVKIGIKLPEQNTDNLLPISSGRISPKPTEQGDRPGNHPWRGPSGDPRLENEVQRLSQMVLDMQARITDMSSNLRLDFQEDASKMLAVLLEQTRQPPHPASARGAETRTMDLLSVDDLVNKISLLESRIDTWNHLEERVNRHDGQIQHLMEEPPSLPSQGDLRAYVDENIRALRKELMEGMDIKLADLKNSCDYKIMSMHHECEDQEEHFLSLTERIDSNENHLHQQIQELKNELKESQTRLIPDWLVDKVEGLANCSVMDRVNSLDFGLCKANLTILEKSQKTTWEKLQDIENHLWSMESLRGELIVVKDRVGVLEDLECSRFLSGARAVSDVRQLKIEGCRKAQNPIVDVATDLQIRTGLTADIAGAPLAVPPQTSSEPRGRMTLSSKLPKGTQGSMDPVLGFAGAPAAPTKLAEPLPRAPSPILDVVAQHKGSKISFSAGLTSPPAHGEAGVVRFDAVLVNDGGHYDPRTGVFTAPMDGRYLLSAVLAALPGIKMEAVLSVDRRIIHRLESTAGTTPEPSPGLCAPASLTLVVAMRRGERATVALTSGKLADADSAHIQSSFSGVLLYPSHQ
- the emilin2b gene encoding EMILIN-2 isoform X1; the encoded protein is MSEQASNNHPCVSSTTTDIVQIVGFRKRAKVAFAHWSVGHSVQTDFGTLHAAMQKYFICVLPLALLLTSAQVSQGTPFRHGGAHSTSEMRQRNKNWCAHVVHKNVSCAVVAGSESFAQPEFLPCPPEMINCAPHVIYRTHFRPTYKLDYKTVTELQWKCCPGYQGHDCMEVKIGIKLPEQNTDNLLPISSGRISPKPTEQGDRPGNHPWRGPSGDPRLENEVQRLSQMVLDMQARITDMSSNLRLDFQEDASKMLAVLLEQTRQPPHPASARGAETRTMDLLSVDDLVNKISLLESRIDTWNHLEERVNRHDGQIQHLMEEPPSLPSQGDLRAYVDENIRALRKELMEGMDIKLADLKNSCDYKIMSMHHECEDQEEHFLSLTERIDSNENHLHQQIQELKNELKESQTRLIPDWLVDKVEGLANCSVMDRVNSLDFGLCKANLTILEKSQKTTWEKLQDIENHLWSMESLRGELIVVKDRVGVLEDLECSRFLSGARAVSDVRQLKIEGCRKAQNPIVDVATDLQIRTGLTADIAGAPLAVPPQTSSEPRGRMTLSSKLPKGTQGSMDPVLGFAGAPAAPTKLAEPLPRAPSPILDVVAQHKGSKISFSAGLTSPPAHGEAGVVRFDAVLVNDGGHYDPRTGVFTAPMDGRYLLSAVLAALPGIKMEAVLSVDRRIIHRLESTAGTTPEPSPGLCAPASLTLVVAMRRGERATVALTSGKLADADSAHIQSSFSGVLLYPSHQ